Proteins encoded in a region of the Stieleria neptunia genome:
- a CDS encoding O-methyltransferase has protein sequence MDVDAYLEQLYREGCRNDEAAVSRDGMMLNITPSTGKFLDVLVRDAQPTRILELGTSNGYSTLWLARAAAAVGATVDSVDASRSKVQSAEANLAACSLTETVTLHHGDGGDFLRQSDDDRYDFVFLDSDRSRYQDWSSDLIGVLRFGLLVVDNAVSHAGEMVEFRRTLSQEFGLSVVVLPIGKGQMVVQDAASAGQRTT, from the coding sequence ATGGACGTTGACGCCTATCTGGAACAACTCTATCGCGAAGGCTGTCGCAATGACGAGGCGGCGGTGTCTCGCGACGGCATGATGTTGAACATCACGCCCTCGACGGGAAAATTTCTCGACGTGCTCGTCCGCGATGCGCAACCGACGCGGATCCTTGAGCTGGGCACGTCAAACGGCTACTCGACCCTCTGGCTCGCGCGGGCTGCTGCAGCGGTCGGCGCGACGGTGGACAGTGTCGACGCGTCGCGTTCAAAAGTGCAGAGCGCCGAAGCAAATCTCGCGGCGTGCAGTCTGACCGAAACGGTGACACTGCATCATGGCGACGGTGGCGATTTTCTCCGGCAATCTGACGATGATCGCTATGACTTTGTGTTTCTGGATTCCGACCGCTCGCGCTATCAGGATTGGTCGTCGGACCTGATCGGTGTGCTTCGATTCGGACTGCTGGTTGTCGACAACGCCGTCTCCCACGCCGGCGAGATGGTCGAATTCCGACGAACCCTGTCGCAAGAGTTCGGTCTCTCCGTCGTCGTCCTTCCGATCGGAAAGGGGCAGATGGTGGTTCAAGATGCCGCGAGCGCTGGGCAGCGAACCACGTGA
- a CDS encoding PEP-CTERM sorting domain-containing protein (PEP-CTERM proteins occur, often in large numbers, in the proteomes of bacteria that also encode an exosortase, a predicted intramembrane cysteine proteinase. The presence of a PEP-CTERM domain at a protein's C-terminus predicts cleavage within the sorting domain, followed by covalent anchoring to some some component of the (usually Gram-negative) cell surface. Many PEP-CTERM proteins exhibit an unusual sequence composition that includes large numbers of potential glycosylation sites. Expression of one such protein has been shown restore the ability of a bacterium to form floc, a type of biofilm.), producing the protein MTTKLSVMIVLGCSMLWSTQGWAELVFLNNSNASVALGASMDAEPFANRSTADSLASMMDLPTADATEFHNQSTHVWVSGGMLEVDFDLGVEYDLTSFHLWNYVTETYDVDRVDLRFLNASATQVGDFSVINPAFGNTQGSEAFPIVGETIAIGDPKNVRFVNAVFSGTNNQVDFNNVGFTGQLSAVPEPGTVAMLAAVTGLFFTARRRRSIRTSLTANQASV; encoded by the coding sequence ATGACGACGAAGCTAAGTGTGATGATCGTGTTGGGGTGCAGCATGCTGTGGAGCACCCAAGGTTGGGCTGAACTCGTTTTCCTAAACAATAGCAATGCGTCGGTTGCGTTGGGGGCAAGCATGGATGCGGAGCCGTTTGCGAATCGGTCAACGGCAGATTCGCTGGCTAGCATGATGGACCTGCCGACTGCCGATGCGACGGAATTTCACAATCAGTCGACGCATGTTTGGGTTTCCGGCGGAATGCTGGAAGTCGATTTCGATCTTGGCGTTGAATACGATCTCACTTCATTCCACCTTTGGAATTACGTGACGGAGACCTATGACGTCGATCGTGTGGACCTCCGTTTCTTGAACGCCTCGGCGACTCAGGTCGGGGACTTTTCGGTCATCAACCCGGCCTTTGGCAACACTCAGGGTTCGGAAGCGTTTCCGATCGTCGGCGAGACAATCGCGATCGGGGACCCAAAGAACGTCCGATTCGTCAACGCGGTGTTTTCTGGCACGAACAATCAAGTCGATTTCAACAACGTCGGATTCACGGGGCAATTGTCGGCGGTGCCCGAACCGGGAACTGTTGCCATGCTCGCCGCCGTGACGGGGCTATTTTTTACCGCTCGTCGACGACGATCGATCCGCACCTCTTTGACTGCGAATCAGGCGTCGGTTTGA
- a CDS encoding FMN-binding protein, which produces MKYLVLLMMVLAGGGATGADVIEFADGAKLSGTITSIRKAEKEFDFKPSDDSQSAKSEYRFDEVYRVSYQGKWFVLTPKAEPTPTDSAAGGDSGTVTRSKAEVLALIKAAGKTPPDWFESTPLNYPKTLDLSWPIKPPKGPWQSHKNMGQYIWSVINENPGRWHSGIKLLHHCVSLHKDDRVLLQRDMNALGDAYFRLLQDYPRAAFWFQQGKANVDKVHGIRLAECYWRLGNRSMALQMLRGRRLNLGAIKLYGDMGEIDRALSLTAAFVKSGNDYQANILAADALRLAGRPDEAIDYYQRVIASKRFRNDEYEKRFKARAQESIDTIRLYDQADVSRVADGTYRDSSTGYNGKLSVAVTVSGGRLEAVKITDHKEKQFYSSLTDTPAQLIARQSVQGIDGTSSATITAQAIVNATAKALAQGTR; this is translated from the coding sequence ATGAAGTATTTGGTTCTACTGATGATGGTTTTGGCGGGCGGCGGCGCGACGGGGGCCGACGTGATTGAGTTTGCCGACGGGGCGAAACTCTCCGGCACCATCACCTCGATCCGGAAAGCGGAAAAGGAGTTTGATTTCAAACCCAGTGATGACTCTCAATCTGCAAAATCGGAATATCGGTTCGATGAAGTCTATCGGGTCTCCTACCAAGGCAAGTGGTTCGTTTTGACGCCGAAAGCGGAACCGACGCCCACGGATAGCGCTGCCGGGGGCGATTCCGGGACAGTGACACGTTCCAAGGCGGAGGTCTTGGCCCTGATCAAGGCTGCCGGGAAAACGCCGCCCGACTGGTTCGAATCCACGCCGCTGAACTATCCCAAAACGCTCGACCTTTCCTGGCCGATCAAGCCGCCCAAGGGGCCGTGGCAAAGCCATAAGAACATGGGCCAGTACATCTGGTCGGTCATCAACGAAAACCCTGGCCGATGGCACTCGGGCATCAAACTGCTTCACCACTGCGTGTCGTTGCACAAAGACGACCGGGTCTTGCTGCAGCGCGACATGAACGCACTCGGAGACGCCTACTTTCGGTTGTTGCAGGACTACCCACGGGCCGCGTTCTGGTTCCAGCAAGGCAAGGCGAACGTCGACAAGGTGCATGGCATTCGATTGGCCGAGTGCTATTGGCGTTTAGGAAACCGCAGCATGGCCCTGCAAATGCTACGCGGACGGCGTCTCAACCTTGGCGCGATCAAACTGTACGGCGACATGGGCGAGATCGACCGGGCGCTCAGTCTGACGGCCGCCTTCGTGAAATCGGGCAACGATTACCAGGCCAATATTCTGGCCGCCGACGCGCTGCGGCTGGCCGGACGCCCCGACGAGGCGATCGACTATTACCAACGCGTCATCGCATCCAAGCGGTTTCGAAACGACGAGTACGAGAAACGTTTCAAAGCTCGTGCCCAGGAGAGTATCGATACGATTCGCTTGTATGACCAGGCGGACGTCAGTCGCGTCGCCGACGGAACCTACCGCGACAGCAGCACGGGTTACAACGGTAAACTTTCCGTCGCAGTCACGGTATCGGGCGGCAGATTGGAAGCGGTCAAAATCACCGACCACAAAGAGAAACAATTTTATTCGTCGTTGACCGACACGCCGGCGCAATTGATCGCCCGTCAAAGCGTGCAAGGCATTGATGGAACCAGCAGTGCCACGATCACGGCCCAAGCCATCGTCAACGCGACTGCCAAGGCGCTGGCCCAGGGGACCCGATGA
- a CDS encoding 4Fe-4S binding protein, which produces MRRRGLALAVALLAAAVLVAVAQNHWIAVRLGIPPSLAVTIACVGLAAALLVLLTSFDLGSRAVLRLDWFSPALRRLKPDQYASHSLTGRLLRWLVPEGLQSDRMSKQRGLLRKTLRRFGLSWLASPVRRIVQTICLVTFVVLFFYVCWPYDARPAAESPNPEIAAVEQWPSHYSDNLAAKEIIPAETFLMIDPLVSLSTAVASRSWVWSLVSAAAILIVCVLIPRGFCGYLCPLGTTIDLFDWAIGKRVKRFRVPGDGWWVHIKYYLLAGTLLCSVFGVLVSGFVSAIPVITRGMLFLFDPIQTGTLRGWHLVPAMNVGHVISIAMFLGVLSLGFFRPRFWCKYVCPSGAVFSLGNLFRITERKVESSCINCNKCVEICPFDAIKPDFTTRTTDCTLCQSCGGVCPTHAIKFVERWNVVELKVENDPPTHETALGRRGFLSLAGGTAAAVAGSAGVSLATKAFGARLDDPDAFLPVRPPGSVPEQEFLEMCIRCGECFKACPNDVLQPEGFQQGLEGLWSPLVNADWAGCESSCNACGQVCPTGAIRALPLAEKKVARMGLAIVNEKTCLPFAGQEECDLCVQECNAAGYHAIEFKRVGTEVDDNGVPIEGTGYSAPVVLADQCVGCGLCQTRCHAINVKERGLLGESAIIIEAGEGKEDRMMSGSYIALRQQESRQRATAEPGVEYFVPETDADESPFGVPESPFGVPESPFGVPESPFGVPESPFGVPESPEMDAPDDDPFGTLNLK; this is translated from the coding sequence ATGAGACGACGCGGTTTGGCGCTGGCCGTCGCCCTGTTGGCCGCCGCAGTCCTGGTGGCCGTCGCGCAAAACCACTGGATTGCGGTTCGCTTGGGCATTCCGCCATCGCTTGCGGTCACGATCGCGTGCGTCGGGTTGGCCGCCGCCCTCTTGGTGTTGCTGACCAGTTTTGATCTCGGCAGCCGCGCGGTGCTGCGATTGGACTGGTTTTCACCCGCCCTCCGGCGACTCAAGCCGGATCAATACGCCTCCCATTCATTGACGGGGCGGTTGCTGCGCTGGCTGGTGCCCGAGGGGCTGCAGTCCGACCGCATGTCGAAACAGCGAGGCTTGTTGCGAAAGACGTTGCGGCGATTCGGATTGTCCTGGCTGGCGTCACCGGTCCGACGGATCGTCCAAACGATCTGCTTGGTCACGTTCGTCGTTCTCTTCTTCTACGTTTGTTGGCCTTACGATGCACGGCCGGCGGCGGAGAGTCCCAACCCAGAAATCGCCGCCGTCGAGCAATGGCCGTCGCACTACAGCGATAACTTGGCGGCAAAGGAGATCATCCCGGCCGAGACGTTCTTGATGATTGACCCGTTGGTCAGTTTGTCGACCGCGGTCGCGTCACGTAGCTGGGTCTGGTCGCTGGTGTCGGCGGCAGCGATTTTGATCGTTTGCGTGCTGATTCCGCGCGGCTTTTGCGGCTACCTGTGTCCATTGGGCACGACGATTGACCTGTTTGATTGGGCGATCGGAAAACGGGTCAAACGGTTTCGTGTTCCCGGTGACGGTTGGTGGGTTCACATCAAATACTATTTGCTCGCCGGGACGCTGCTGTGTTCGGTATTCGGGGTGTTGGTCTCGGGATTCGTTTCGGCGATTCCGGTGATCACGCGAGGCATGCTGTTTCTGTTTGATCCGATCCAGACCGGAACGCTGCGGGGTTGGCATTTGGTTCCCGCGATGAACGTCGGCCACGTGATTTCGATCGCGATGTTTTTGGGCGTGTTGAGTTTGGGGTTCTTTCGGCCGCGGTTTTGGTGCAAGTACGTCTGTCCAAGTGGAGCGGTGTTTTCGCTTGGGAATCTGTTTCGAATCACCGAGCGAAAGGTCGAGTCGTCTTGCATCAACTGCAACAAGTGCGTCGAAATCTGCCCGTTCGACGCGATTAAACCGGACTTCACAACGCGGACCACCGACTGCACGCTGTGTCAGTCCTGTGGCGGTGTGTGCCCGACGCACGCGATCAAGTTCGTCGAACGCTGGAATGTGGTCGAGTTGAAGGTCGAGAACGATCCGCCGACGCACGAGACGGCGTTGGGCCGACGCGGTTTCTTGTCACTCGCCGGAGGCACGGCGGCGGCGGTGGCGGGCAGCGCCGGAGTTTCGCTGGCGACAAAAGCCTTTGGTGCACGCCTGGACGATCCCGATGCGTTCCTGCCCGTCCGTCCACCGGGCAGCGTGCCCGAGCAAGAGTTTTTGGAAATGTGCATTCGCTGCGGCGAGTGTTTCAAGGCCTGTCCGAACGACGTGTTGCAGCCGGAGGGGTTTCAGCAGGGTTTGGAGGGATTGTGGTCGCCGCTGGTCAACGCCGATTGGGCGGGATGTGAATCAAGCTGCAACGCATGCGGACAAGTCTGTCCGACCGGTGCCATTCGTGCGCTGCCATTGGCCGAGAAGAAAGTCGCACGAATGGGCTTGGCGATCGTCAACGAGAAGACCTGTCTGCCGTTTGCCGGTCAAGAAGAATGCGATCTTTGTGTCCAGGAATGCAACGCGGCGGGGTACCATGCGATCGAGTTCAAGCGGGTCGGAACGGAAGTGGACGACAATGGTGTCCCGATCGAAGGCACCGGCTATTCGGCGCCAGTCGTGCTGGCCGATCAGTGCGTGGGATGTGGACTTTGCCAGACACGTTGCCACGCGATCAACGTCAAGGAAAGAGGTTTGTTAGGCGAGTCGGCGATCATCATCGAAGCGGGCGAAGGCAAAGAGGATCGGATGATGTCGGGTTCCTACATCGCACTGCGTCAGCAGGAATCACGCCAGCGTGCGACGGCAGAACCGGGTGTCGAGTACTTCGTGCCAGAGACGGACGCCGATGAATCACCGTTCGGAGTCCCGGAGTCACCGTTCGGAGTCCCGGAGTCACCGTTCGGAGTGCCGGAGTCACCGTTCGGAGTGCCCGAGTCACCGTTTGGAGTGCCCGAGTCTCCCGAGATGGATGCCCCGGATGATGACCCATTTGGTACGTTGAATTTGAAGTGA